From a single Okeanomitos corallinicola TIOX110 genomic region:
- a CDS encoding tRNA (cytidine(34)-2'-O)-methyltransferase yields MPQVVLVNPQIPPNTGNIARTCAATATELHLVGPLGFEISDRYLKRAGLDYWPYVKLHYHESPAAFQIIHQQRGGRLLGFSVRGTENYTKYQFQEDDWLLFGSETNGLPGNVLSICDSTLYIPMNEPGVRSLNLSVSVAISLFECRRQLGYLQ; encoded by the coding sequence ATGCCCCAGGTAGTCCTAGTAAACCCGCAAATACCTCCAAATACAGGCAATATAGCCCGTACTTGTGCTGCCACAGCCACAGAACTACATTTAGTCGGTCCCTTGGGATTTGAAATTAGCGATCGCTACCTCAAAAGAGCAGGATTAGATTATTGGCCCTACGTAAAACTGCACTATCACGAATCCCCAGCAGCATTCCAAATCATTCATCAGCAGCGTGGAGGTAGATTGTTAGGTTTTAGTGTTCGTGGCACAGAAAACTACACCAAATACCAATTTCAAGAAGATGACTGGTTATTATTTGGGAGTGAAACCAATGGTTTACCTGGCAACGTCCTCTCCATCTGCGATTCCACACTTTACATTCCCATGAATGAACCCGGAGTTCGCAGCTTAAATCTCTCCGTAAGTGTGGCTATCAGCTTGTTTGAATGCCGACGACAGCTAGGTTATTTACAATAG
- the gshA gene encoding glutamate--cysteine ligase — translation MVLTKGFEIEMYTGTPQGEIIGLSDQIVADLQGFMREPDSRNVEYVTQPSTSYENQLCGLLRPRQQLRKYLQRLNNYTLIPGSTLSLGRSDRFYRSDPTNPYHDYIEQTYGTKVVTASVHINIGISDPEVLMRACRVIRMEAPLFLALSASSPFLDGQATGYHSTRWRLFPQTPSYVPLFASHADHIEWVEAQLKAGTMQNVRHLWTSVRPNGDLRPYNLNRLELRICDLVADPISLLAITALLEARLIQIIDNPHIDPLTQSSFSHAELIALTTKNEIAAATNSLDAQLQHWQDGSTILARDWIQQLYQDVWDIAKQQGFRCFLSPLEKILREGNEAQQWLQLHKVGVDAGRVINQAIQATQEWELELENKLLCPSEVG, via the coding sequence GTGGTCTTAACAAAAGGCTTTGAAATTGAAATGTATACTGGCACACCTCAAGGTGAAATCATCGGTCTCTCCGACCAAATTGTTGCGGATTTACAGGGATTTATGCGTGAGCCTGATAGCCGTAATGTGGAATACGTAACCCAGCCATCTACCAGCTATGAAAATCAATTATGTGGTTTGTTGCGTCCTCGGCAACAGTTGCGTAAATATTTGCAGCGATTGAATAATTATACATTAATACCAGGAAGTACCCTTTCTTTGGGTAGGAGCGATCGCTTTTATCGTTCTGATCCTACCAACCCTTACCATGATTACATTGAGCAAACCTACGGCACAAAAGTCGTTACCGCCAGTGTACATATCAACATTGGTATTAGCGACCCAGAAGTATTAATGCGTGCCTGTCGAGTCATTCGCATGGAAGCGCCACTTTTCCTAGCTTTGAGTGCCTCATCACCATTTTTAGACGGACAAGCCACTGGTTATCATTCCACCCGTTGGAGACTATTTCCCCAAACTCCTAGTTATGTACCGTTATTTGCTAGTCATGCGGATCACATCGAATGGGTAGAAGCACAATTAAAAGCGGGGACAATGCAAAATGTCCGGCATTTGTGGACATCAGTGAGACCAAATGGCGATCTCCGTCCCTACAATCTGAATCGTCTAGAACTGCGAATTTGTGATTTAGTAGCAGATCCCATTTCATTATTAGCAATTACCGCTCTACTGGAAGCAAGATTGATACAAATTATTGATAACCCCCATATAGATCCCTTAACTCAAAGCAGTTTTTCCCACGCAGAACTCATAGCATTAACCACCAAAAATGAAATAGCAGCAGCCACAAACAGCCTTGATGCCCAATTACAGCACTGGCAAGATGGTAGTACCATCCTCGCCAGAGATTGGATTCAACAGCTATATCAAGACGTTTGGGATATAGCCAAACAACAAGGTTTTAGATGTTTTCTCTCCCCCCTAGAAAAAATTCTCCGTGAAGGTAACGAAGCTCAACAGTGGTTACAGTTACACAAAGTTGGTGTTGATGCTGGCCGTGTTATCAACCAAGCTATTCAAGCTACCCAAGAATGGGAACTGGAACTAGAAAATAAGCTATTGTGTCCTTCTGAAGTAGGTTAA
- a CDS encoding AAA domain-containing protein: MPKKQKSETWGYTLINSTIDNLIRHFEGQNAITAYTDFRERKERAHELIFECVGKKPVIFYLRRQGAGKETGEEILDLTIATDNSEFPLPKRLKELKKTLGLRAAVKKNGSGGLKILSIYLLPTIRGNDDAYAVSFCLQLIPNSYDVINIPPKQITQIAKMPICGNHVPTDDQLKAWKAFLKVEERIAKSRQFCVRFFDLKYNQKKKEITVKINIESATLDGNTGNYLQADNFWLRVKNAKNQDIKFSESIPTERNRYTSRQLGTIEKIDHKNNLINIRIDRDLVEFINNGNYQLPNQGYLFFDALGDIKQIQRKEKALEQLRQGRTQNPYLGDFLFDASQARPIKKTLTLQSQDLLLSAANPGQKASVEKVLAAEDLVLIQGPPGTGKTTVIAEICYQIALRGGRTLITSQANLAVDNALSRLVHNPVIRAIRKGKAEKVAEEGQAFLEDQVINKWLENTANYCENNLSQSRENITILSQLVKSSQRFSDYFKLETEFNQQQQQLKLEKVELAELCKKEENNYQQLLNHQNTISEISEGLKNLLKNSQDINWDDAEIKEFLPRLQPYTQKNDLVEKFRENVCEVIKYVDELNFVRPERGVFGLTIWLQETVVKEIGEFQPAFNYANDAVIEMTELVNLVKVFQESSQHLQQLQTEYQNFLNQGQTLLPTIKIWENRQREIDYIIEAVKEWKNTADKQIYQVVRDCQQNDLPLMENALNLPLGLLMFASNLKLTIVPKNYQIKLPEWEVIKKAIVYEIDGNFSDRLGKQYHFSYFLQQTFNQIPIILEKNERSQWQEIYQEFENYQLLTSKQRKLLVENTQAFITKLQKKYSRVYELKNIDSTITRITQELRDIILENARKCVIKLKAEAQQQLNILTIQQQQLDIQPNSEVTQEQILLTQTQVEKASQDANLQLEKIANILAAIVKQPNTLPKLHQLAQEYLEKQSKIWEQYQEFSSKIKHWQSCINQIETITSSLNTFAILENIHNIFKKELLTIRKSAISSLKVVEDSRTKLQALEQQLKSNVPEELITEREWWDETWQKIPLKLKIANPGNDIHNLEFLNQIKKQFKTWKQEQEKAEKYLQRYENFIQDWIIKIRQPSERDSHDLRQIYLDNANVVGITCVQAANYNFSEEFQYFDVVIIDEVSKCTPPELLIPALKAKKLVMVGDHKQLPPMLDTSTVEEVAENLGNTRDEMRFLEESLFKFQFETADNSIKQMLNTQYRMHPNIMGAINQFYDGKLECGLLEPDKKRAHNLAGEIIKPEHHLIWVKTPKENEFQEEKLGTSFFNIQEIDIIEKICQNFENAWSHQITKGETKKEIAVITFYGAQLRKIDERLQPENFPSLQIRTGTVDRFQGMERPVVIVSMVRNNSQGDVGFANKSERVNVAFSRAQELLVIVGCHDLFTSKPGIVGGMYSQIAKVVNSHGGLIDVSSFC; encoded by the coding sequence ATGCCCAAAAAACAAAAATCAGAAACATGGGGTTACACCTTAATAAATTCCACAATTGATAACTTAATTCGTCACTTTGAAGGACAAAATGCCATTACAGCATATACAGATTTTCGGGAACGAAAAGAACGCGCTCATGAATTAATATTTGAATGTGTGGGTAAAAAACCTGTGATATTTTATCTGCGTCGTCAAGGTGCAGGAAAGGAAACAGGAGAAGAAATTTTAGATTTAACCATAGCTACAGATAATAGTGAATTCCCACTACCAAAAAGACTCAAAGAACTTAAAAAAACCTTGGGTTTAAGAGCAGCAGTCAAAAAAAATGGCAGCGGTGGCTTAAAAATCCTCTCAATTTATTTATTACCAACCATCCGGGGAAATGATGACGCTTATGCTGTATCTTTTTGCTTACAATTAATTCCTAATTCCTATGATGTAATTAATATTCCTCCTAAACAAATAACACAAATTGCCAAAATGCCCATCTGTGGAAATCATGTACCCACAGATGATCAACTAAAAGCATGGAAAGCATTTTTAAAAGTCGAAGAAAGAATTGCTAAATCCCGACAATTTTGTGTCAGATTTTTTGATTTAAAATATAATCAGAAAAAGAAAGAAATTACAGTTAAAATAAATATAGAATCAGCCACTCTTGATGGTAATACAGGAAATTATTTACAAGCAGATAACTTTTGGTTAAGGGTAAAAAACGCTAAAAATCAAGATATCAAATTTTCTGAATCTATCCCCACAGAAAGAAACCGTTATACCAGTCGTCAACTAGGAACTATTGAAAAAATAGATCATAAAAATAATTTAATTAATATTAGAATTGACCGAGACTTAGTAGAATTTATCAATAATGGCAATTATCAACTACCAAATCAAGGATATTTATTTTTTGATGCACTCGGTGATATTAAACAAATTCAACGTAAAGAAAAAGCCCTAGAACAATTAAGACAAGGACGTACCCAAAACCCCTATTTAGGTGATTTTCTCTTTGATGCTTCCCAAGCTAGACCTATTAAAAAAACTCTAACATTACAATCACAGGATTTATTATTATCTGCTGCAAATCCTGGACAAAAAGCATCAGTGGAAAAAGTATTAGCAGCAGAAGATTTAGTTTTAATTCAAGGTCCACCAGGTACAGGTAAAACCACCGTAATTGCTGAAATTTGTTATCAAATTGCTTTACGTGGTGGTCGGACATTAATTACATCCCAAGCTAATTTAGCAGTAGATAATGCTTTAAGTAGATTAGTTCATAACCCCGTAATTCGTGCTATTAGAAAAGGAAAAGCTGAAAAAGTAGCAGAAGAAGGACAAGCTTTTTTAGAAGACCAAGTAATTAATAAATGGTTAGAAAATACTGCTAATTACTGCGAAAATAATCTTAGTCAAAGTCGAGAAAATATAACTATTCTCAGTCAGTTAGTAAAATCATCACAGCGGTTTAGCGATTATTTTAAATTAGAAACAGAATTTAATCAGCAGCAACAACAATTAAAATTAGAAAAAGTTGAATTAGCAGAACTATGTAAAAAGGAAGAAAATAATTATCAGCAATTATTAAATCATCAAAATACCATCTCAGAAATAAGTGAAGGATTAAAAAACCTATTAAAAAATTCCCAAGATATCAACTGGGATGATGCAGAAATTAAAGAATTTTTACCTCGTCTACAACCTTATACTCAGAAAAATGATTTAGTAGAAAAATTCAGGGAAAATGTCTGTGAAGTGATTAAATATGTAGATGAATTAAATTTTGTACGTCCTGAACGTGGAGTATTTGGTTTAACAATTTGGTTACAAGAAACCGTAGTTAAAGAAATTGGAGAATTTCAACCTGCTTTCAATTATGCTAATGATGCGGTTATAGAAATGACAGAATTAGTTAACTTAGTTAAAGTTTTTCAAGAAAGTTCTCAGCATTTACAACAATTACAAACCGAATATCAAAATTTTCTAAATCAGGGACAAACCTTATTACCAACAATTAAAATTTGGGAAAACCGTCAACGAGAAATTGATTATATTATTGAAGCAGTTAAGGAATGGAAAAACACAGCAGATAAACAGATTTATCAAGTTGTAAGAGACTGTCAGCAAAATGATTTACCGCTGATGGAAAATGCCTTAAATTTACCCTTGGGTTTATTGATGTTTGCTAGTAATTTAAAATTGACAATAGTTCCTAAAAATTATCAAATTAAATTACCAGAATGGGAGGTAATAAAAAAAGCCATTGTCTATGAAATAGATGGCAACTTTAGTGATAGATTAGGTAAACAGTATCATTTTAGTTATTTTCTGCAACAAACATTTAATCAAATTCCCATAATTTTAGAAAAAAATGAACGTAGTCAATGGCAAGAAATTTATCAAGAATTTGAAAACTATCAATTACTCACCTCCAAACAGCGTAAATTATTAGTTGAAAACACCCAAGCTTTTATCACTAAACTCCAAAAAAAATATAGTCGAGTTTATGAATTAAAAAACATTGACTCTACTATCACTAGAATTACCCAAGAATTAAGAGATATTATTCTTGAAAATGCCAGGAAATGTGTTATAAAACTAAAAGCAGAAGCACAACAACAATTAAATATTCTAACAATTCAACAACAGCAATTAGATATACAACCAAATAGTGAAGTTACCCAAGAACAAATATTATTAACACAAACTCAAGTAGAAAAAGCTAGTCAAGATGCAAATTTACAACTTGAGAAAATAGCCAATATTTTAGCAGCAATCGTTAAACAACCTAACACACTACCAAAATTACACCAGTTAGCACAGGAATATTTAGAAAAACAGTCAAAAATCTGGGAACAGTATCAAGAATTTAGTAGTAAAATCAAACATTGGCAAAGTTGTATCAATCAAATTGAAACTATCACTTCTTCCCTAAATACTTTTGCTATCCTCGAAAATATTCACAACATATTTAAAAAAGAGTTATTAACAATCAGAAAATCAGCTATAAGTTCTCTGAAAGTAGTAGAAGATTCCCGAACTAAGTTACAAGCATTAGAACAACAATTAAAATCTAACGTTCCTGAAGAACTAATTACAGAAAGAGAATGGTGGGATGAAACTTGGCAAAAAATACCACTTAAATTGAAAATAGCAAATCCAGGAAATGATATCCATAACTTAGAATTTCTAAATCAAATAAAAAAACAATTTAAAACCTGGAAACAAGAACAAGAAAAAGCAGAAAAATACTTACAAAGATATGAAAACTTTATTCAGGATTGGATTATAAAAATCCGTCAACCATCAGAAAGAGATAGTCATGATTTACGACAAATTTATTTAGATAATGCTAACGTCGTCGGTATTACCTGTGTTCAAGCTGCAAATTATAACTTCTCAGAAGAATTTCAATATTTTGATGTTGTCATCATTGACGAAGTTAGTAAATGTACACCTCCAGAACTATTAATACCAGCTTTAAAAGCAAAAAAATTAGTCATGGTAGGAGACCACAAACAACTACCACCAATGTTAGATACTAGCACAGTAGAAGAAGTTGCTGAAAATTTAGGTAACACTAGAGATGAAATGCGATTTTTAGAAGAATCATTATTTAAGTTTCAGTTTGAAACCGCTGATAATAGCATTAAACAAATGCTGAATACTCAATATCGAATGCACCCCAATATTATGGGAGCAATAAATCAATTTTATGATGGTAAATTAGAATGTGGACTTTTAGAACCTGATAAAAAACGCGCTCATAATTTAGCAGGGGAAATTATTAAACCAGAACATCATCTAATTTGGGTAAAAACCCCCAAAGAGAATGAATTTCAAGAAGAAAAATTAGGAACTTCGTTTTTTAACATTCAAGAAATTGATATCATTGAGAAAATCTGTCAAAATTTTGAAAATGCTTGGAGTCATCAAATTACTAAAGGTGAAACCAAAAAAGAAATCGCAGTAATTACATTTTATGGCGCTCAATTACGCAAAATTGATGAACGCTTACAACCGGAGAATTTCCCTTCTTTGCAAATTAGAACCGGAACAGTTGATAGATTTCAAGGTATGGAAAGACCTGTAGTTATAGTTAGTATGGTGAGGAATAATTCTCAAGGTGATGTGGGATTTGCAAATAAATCAGAACGGGTAAATGTGGCTTTTTCTCGCGCTCAAGAATTATTAGTAATTGTTGGTTGTCATGATTTATTTACCAGTAAACCTGGTATCGTGGGGGGAATGTATTCCCAAATAGCAAAAGTTGTTAATTCTCATGGAGGATTGATTGATGTTTCCAGTTTCTGTTAA
- a CDS encoding histone deacetylase — translation MDLPIIYHPDYIAPLPPGHRFPMSKFQQLYELLLGNRVAYPEQFHFPERPSSELIELVHIPDYVQAYCEGKLDYKAQRRIGLPWSPALVNRTCVAVGGTILTAKLAIQQGLACNTAGGTHHAFPDYGSGFCIFNDLAIAARVLQKLGLAQKILIVDLDVHQGDGTALIFAKDESVFTFSMHCQENFPGTKQKSDLDVPLVLGTEDDIYLQTLANYLPDLLSEIKPDIVFYDAGVDTHIDDKLGKLALTDTGIFKREMQVLTTCIQAGYPVACVIGGGYADDMKSLVWRHSLLHRAANQVYHQFHL, via the coding sequence ATGGATCTGCCAATTATTTATCATCCAGATTATATTGCACCCCTCCCCCCTGGTCATCGTTTTCCTATGTCCAAATTTCAACAATTATATGAATTGCTGTTAGGTAATAGGGTAGCATATCCAGAGCAATTTCATTTTCCTGAGCGTCCTTCATCAGAATTAATTGAGTTAGTTCATATCCCCGACTATGTACAGGCTTACTGTGAGGGAAAATTAGATTATAAAGCACAAAGGCGCATAGGTTTACCTTGGAGTCCAGCTTTAGTAAATCGTACCTGTGTGGCAGTAGGGGGAACAATATTAACAGCTAAATTAGCCATTCAACAAGGTTTAGCTTGCAATACCGCTGGGGGAACTCATCATGCTTTTCCTGATTATGGATCAGGCTTTTGTATTTTTAATGATTTAGCGATCGCCGCGCGAGTTTTACAAAAATTAGGACTTGCTCAAAAAATATTAATTGTAGATTTAGATGTACATCAAGGCGATGGTACAGCCTTAATTTTTGCCAAGGATGAAAGTGTTTTTACCTTTTCTATGCACTGTCAAGAAAATTTCCCAGGTACAAAACAAAAAAGTGATTTAGATGTCCCTTTAGTATTAGGAACGGAAGATGATATTTACTTACAAACCCTGGCTAATTACCTGCCAGATTTATTATCAGAAATTAAACCAGATATAGTTTTTTATGATGCTGGAGTTGATACCCACATAGATGATAAACTAGGTAAATTAGCCCTCACAGATACGGGGATTTTTAAAAGAGAAATGCAGGTTTTAACCACCTGTATTCAAGCAGGTTATCCCGTAGCTTGTGTAATTGGTGGTGGTTATGCAGATGATATGAAATCCCTAGTTTGGAGGCATTCTCTACTACATCGAGCCGCCAACCAAGTATATCATCAATTTCATTTATAA
- a CDS encoding mechanosensitive ion channel domain-containing protein, with translation MIQWIIPLAFICAGIIAGLIGEKVIFKKLKTFVTEKEVPGSDIIFQALHRMTFVWFVLAGFFWAILGSPVRPDIANAFQKILTIIFLYSVTLVLARLTSGFVNLLVRRTEGVPTSLLSNLAKIAVLILGTLILLQTVGVQITPIVTTLGIGGLAVGLALQDTLANLFSGFYLVISQQVRTGDYVKLDDGNQGYITDINWRNTTIREISNNVIIVPNSKLASAIFTNYHLPAKEITLTLNVGVSYDSDLELVERVTVEVAKEVMQEIAPELIANEPYMRFHTFNDFSIDYTLYMRVSEFFDQRIGKHLLVKKLHKRYHQEGIQIPFPIRDINLHGN, from the coding sequence ATGATTCAATGGATTATACCACTAGCCTTTATCTGTGCTGGAATAATAGCGGGGCTAATTGGTGAAAAAGTTATTTTCAAAAAACTGAAAACATTTGTCACTGAAAAAGAAGTTCCTGGCAGCGATATTATATTTCAAGCACTGCACAGAATGACTTTTGTTTGGTTTGTTTTAGCAGGTTTTTTCTGGGCTATTCTTGGTTCTCCTGTCAGACCAGATATTGCTAATGCTTTTCAAAAAATCCTCACGATTATTTTCCTATATTCAGTCACGTTAGTTTTAGCAAGATTAACATCGGGATTTGTTAATTTATTAGTTAGAAGAACTGAAGGAGTGCCTACTTCATTACTTTCTAATTTAGCAAAGATTGCAGTTTTAATTTTAGGAACATTGATTCTTTTACAAACTGTGGGAGTGCAAATTACTCCTATAGTTACAACTTTAGGAATTGGTGGTTTAGCTGTAGGTTTAGCCCTCCAAGATACATTAGCTAATTTATTTTCTGGGTTTTATTTAGTGATTTCTCAGCAGGTAAGAACAGGAGATTATGTCAAGTTAGATGATGGCAATCAGGGTTATATCACAGATATTAACTGGCGAAATACAACTATTAGAGAAATTTCTAATAATGTGATTATTGTTCCTAATTCTAAGTTGGCTTCGGCAATTTTTACAAATTATCATTTACCTGCTAAAGAAATAACTTTAACTCTGAATGTGGGTGTTAGTTACGACAGTGATTTGGAATTGGTGGAAAGGGTGACAGTAGAAGTAGCTAAAGAAGTTATGCAAGAAATTGCACCGGAACTAATTGCAAATGAGCCTTATATGAGGTTTCATACTTTCAATGATTTCAGTATAGACTATACACTTTATATGCGGGTAAGTGAATTTTTTGATCAGCGTATTGGTAAACATTTGTTAGTAAAAAAGTTACACAAACGCTATCACCAAGAAGGTATTCAAATTCCCTTTCCCATCCGAGATATTAATCTTCACGGTAACTGA
- a CDS encoding S-layer homology domain-containing protein codes for MNLSKLIHFKKIFIASFSLLVLSSTDDTLAASDLSALSATVPIKSSYQQLLTQRNPVPQLDIDSTSTDAEDVSATPSVKREKSGFTMYIWQPGGTVSEVIARISIKAKNGETYHKERFLGDYKYKIKQKAKFVNGFKLGDRIVVRLYDTNNKFIGYTEFACLPDHTAVNVILSANPSDYQVVRVFYGVDANEDSIVDKNTTTYFDYFTELKDQEVTFLTSSENINITQYQAAGFADVAKNSIYPITFREGEFTLAGKSISTYIPNIAQALTSIPGTLVTLTELTNNPTYQLSQLLSKYRQVGVAKNIQVNFSDISEKHWAKDYIAELAAMEIIGGYPDGTFRPNAPVTRAQLAAILQKVFIKSKVRKAISFQDVPQDYWAYDAIKETYEMGFFTVLNTRKFNPTQKLKRLDVLITLAKALNYKVTGATKQTLSVYSDASSIRNEHKNFIASLTENGVIINYPNQKSLNTAKLATRAEVCALIYRAMASAGEVADFPSQYAIKPIVK; via the coding sequence ATGAATTTAAGTAAGTTAATCCACTTTAAAAAAATATTTATTGCTTCATTTTCTCTTTTGGTCTTGTCATCAACAGATGATACTTTGGCAGCATCAGATTTATCTGCTCTATCTGCTACAGTTCCGATCAAATCTAGTTATCAGCAATTATTAACACAAAGAAATCCTGTACCACAATTAGATATAGATAGCACATCCACGGATGCAGAAGATGTCAGTGCAACGCCATCTGTAAAAAGAGAAAAATCAGGATTTACAATGTATATCTGGCAACCGGGAGGTACAGTTTCCGAAGTAATTGCCCGGATATCTATTAAAGCCAAAAACGGGGAAACATATCACAAGGAAAGATTTTTGGGGGATTATAAATATAAAATCAAACAGAAAGCCAAATTTGTGAATGGTTTTAAATTAGGCGATCGCATCGTTGTCAGATTATATGATACTAATAACAAATTTATTGGCTATACAGAATTCGCTTGTTTACCAGATCATACCGCAGTAAATGTAATTTTATCAGCCAACCCTAGCGACTATCAAGTAGTGAGAGTTTTCTATGGAGTAGATGCCAATGAAGACAGCATAGTTGATAAAAATACTACTACCTATTTCGACTATTTTACAGAATTAAAAGATCAAGAAGTTACCTTTCTTACCAGTTCCGAAAATATAAATATTACTCAATACCAAGCTGCTGGTTTTGCAGATGTTGCCAAGAATTCTATTTACCCCATTACTTTTAGAGAAGGCGAATTTACCTTAGCTGGTAAATCAATTAGTACCTACATTCCCAACATCGCACAAGCTTTAACATCAATTCCCGGAACATTAGTAACTTTAACAGAACTAACTAACAATCCTACATATCAACTCAGTCAATTATTGAGTAAATATCGCCAAGTTGGTGTAGCTAAAAATATTCAAGTTAACTTTTCTGATATTTCCGAAAAGCACTGGGCTAAAGATTACATTGCAGAATTAGCCGCTATGGAAATAATTGGTGGTTATCCCGATGGTACATTTCGTCCTAATGCTCCAGTTACCCGCGCTCAATTAGCAGCAATTTTACAAAAAGTATTTATTAAAAGTAAAGTTAGAAAAGCAATTAGTTTTCAAGATGTACCTCAAGATTATTGGGCTTATGATGCTATTAAAGAAACCTATGAAATGGGATTTTTTACAGTATTAAATACTAGGAAATTCAACCCCACGCAAAAACTTAAACGTCTAGATGTTTTAATCACCTTAGCCAAAGCCTTAAATTATAAAGTTACAGGTGCAACAAAACAAACCTTATCAGTTTATAGTGATGCTTCCAGTATCAGAAATGAACATAAAAATTTTATCGCCTCATTAACAGAAAACGGCGTAATTATTAACTACCCTAATCAAAAATCCCTGAACACTGCAAAATTAGCAACCAGAGCAGAAGTTTGTGCTTTAATATATAGAGCAATGGCCAGTGCTGGGGAAGTAGCAGATTTTCCCTCACAATATGCTATTAAACCGATAGTTAAGTAA